Within the Pseudocalidococcus azoricus BACA0444 genome, the region GCATCATTTCCCCAACTTGGTAGTTGTTCTTGGGTAAATACCAAAAGACAGTTGGATTAGCCGCGGTGGTCAGACCAATGTTGGCACGGGGGATGAGGGCCGTCAGACCTGGCTCTTTTTCGGCTAGATCAAATTTACATGTCCCTCGAGTCGCCGCCCCTTCCCGATTACCCGGCCGGCCGAGGTTACTGGGAGGAACAAAATCAGCCCAAGCCAGGCCAGCGTTGAGCATTAAACCCAGTCCCAAAACACCAACGATAATCCGGGTAACGTGAGCGAGAGATTGCAGTTGCATGGGGAGTATCCTCCAGGTGATTGAATCCCATATCTTCAGCTTAAGGAGGTCAAGCTCGGAAAACTGTGATAGCTTCCCCCCGTCTTTGTTGATATCCATCACTGCCCTGGAGTTCCCCACCACCGGCTGCGGGATGATCATTGAAACTTGTAAGCCCCTTTCAACGGTGGCCTGGCTGATATGCTCTATCTAAACTCATAGTTCCAAATTCGATCAGTATCATGGACATTAGCACTACTTAATATTTAGTAATGATTGTTGACCCCCCTGCCGAAACCCTGGTCATTCCAGTACCGCCCACCAGAACGGGATTCAAGGGCTGGCTGACGCGTACCGTGTTTTTGGGACAAGAACCCACCCCGGAACTCTTGGCAATCCTGCTGGTGTATTTTGTCCAGGGGATTTTAGGGCTGGCGCGCCTAGCTGTGAGCTTCTTTTTTAAGGATGAGTTGGGACTGACTCCGGCAGAGGTGGCCGCCTTGATGGGGGTTGTGGCTTTACCTTGGGTTTTGAAGCCCTTGTTTGGGTTGCTTTCCGATAGTTTGCCTCTGTTTGGGTATCGGCGGCGTTCCTACTTGATTTTGTCTGGTTTTTTGGGCTGCGGGGCCTGGGTTTATCTGGCTTTGGGAGTAACAGCCCCTTGGCAAGCCACCTTGGCCATTGCCCTTAGTTCTTTGGCCATTGCTGTGAGTGATGTGATTGTGGACTCCCTAGTGGTGGAACGGGCCAGGGGAGAGTCTGTTGGCACAGCGGGAACCTTGCAGTCTCTTTGTTGGGGCGCAACGGCCGTGGGCGGCATTATCACAGCTTATTTGAGTGGACAGCTTTTGGCCCACTTCAGTACGGATACGATTTTTTTAATCACGGCTACCTTTCCACTGCTTGTTTCTGGGGTCGCTGGCTTCATCCATGAAACCCCTCTCACAGAGCGGCCGAAATTCTCCGCCACTTGGACGCATATTCTCAATGTTGCCCAGGCCCTGAAGCAGAAACAAATTTGGCTCCCTGTGGCCTTCTTGTTTCTCTGGCAAGCCACCCCCAGTTCCGACTCGGCGTTTTTCTTCTTCACAACCAATGAGCTAGGCTTCGATCCGGAATTTTTGGGGCGGGTTCGCTTAGTCACCAGTTTGGCTGCCCTGTTGGGGGTGTGGATTTTTCAGCGGTTTTTACGGGGATTACCCGTCCGGACAATTTTTCTCTGGAGTACAATTCTCTCGGCGGCGTTGGGGATGACAACGCTGTTGTTGGTTACCCATGTTAATCGGGGCCTGGGTATTGATGATCACTGGTTTAGTTTGGGGGATAGCTTAATCCTGACGGTGATGGGACAAATTGCCTTTATGCCGGTGTTGGTATTGGCCGCCCGCCTCTGTCCGCCGGGAATTGAAGCGACACTGTTTGCCCTTTTAATGGCCATCTCTAATTTGGCCAATTTGGTCTCCCATGAAACCGGCGCGCTCTTGACCCATTGGCTAGGAATTTCTGACCAGGAGTTTGGGCAACTGTGGATTTTGGTGGTGGTGGCAAATCTGAGTACGCTGCTGCCGTTGCCCCTGCTAAATTGGCTCCCAGACCAGGCCCCAACTTTTCCGACCCTAGTTTCCGCTGCTGTTGCTGAAGGATCTGAATTGGAATCCATTACGAGCGGTTAAACAATGACTAACCTGACTCCAATTCCGATCCAGGGTGATCCCAGTGGTGATGTTTTTGATGTCATTATCGTTGGGGCTGGTTTGGCGGGACTCGTCTGTGGGCAAGAGTTACAGGCATCTGGACAACGGGTTTTAATTTTAGAAAAGTCTGCTGGCCTGGGGGGGCGAATTGCAACTCGGCGGATTGGCGCAGATTGTTGGCTCGATCATGGTGTCCCGGCCTGGATGGCCCCCCAAGGCTTTGACGATTTTCCCGATTGGCCCCAGTGGCAAGCCTTAACAACTGAGCTATTAACCAAGCAAATGATCCAGGCCTGGCCCGAGTTTATCCCTACTCAACCCTTAGAACCAAGTTATTTTCAAGCCTATGCCGCGCCCCAAGGGATGACCGCCATTGCCAAACATTTAGCCCCAGGCCTGGCCATTGCACGGCAACAACGGGCAACCAATATTCATGTCAATCCAGATACTCAACTTTGGCAAGTAACTACTCTCAACTCCAAGGAACTCACCCAGGCCTGGTGGTCTAAGACCTTAGTTCTAGCGATTCCGGCTCCCCAGGCCCACGCACTTTGCCACCCCTTGAGTGATCAGGGCCTGGCCCGAGAGTTTCTCTGCCATTTAGGTCAAGTTAGCTATGATCCCTGCCTGACGGTGATGGTTGGGTTTGATCCAGAGTTGGGATCGGCACTCCCCCCCTTACCTCGGCTGGCTCTGGAGGATCCTCTAATTCGTTGGTGGGCCTGGGATAGTCAAAAGCGACCGCAGCCGGCCCCCCCTGTGATTGTTCTCCACAGCACCCCGGAATATGCCCAGGCCAATCTTGAGACTGTTTCCCTAGATGAAGTTGGTTATACACTCTGGGAGTCAGTCCGAAAACCCTACAATTTACCTGATGCGTTGGCCATCCCCAACTGGTTGCAAGTCCACCGCTGGCGATATGCTCAAGTGACTCAAGGCTACCCCCGGCCCTATCTCGCCGCCCCGATGTCACCGACTTTGATCTGTTGTGGTGATTGGTGTGGGCAAACTAACAAAGCCTGGGGACTAGGGCGGGCCTGGCAATCTGGAATTGAAACTGCCAAGCGTCTGAAATCACCCCTGCCTTAACGCTGGTTCCTTGAGAATTAGTCGCTGGCTCCCTCTAGGGTTTCTGGTGTGGCATTTTCAGATTCTTTGGCCTCATTACGGTTGTCGTTAAAGAAGCGGCGGCCAAAGCGACCTGGAGACCGTTTACGAAACTTACGGGCATAGGCCTGGTTACGGAGGGCTTTTTCTTTTTTAGGATTGCGGCGTTTAGCCATGCTGACCTCTAGGTAATTGGGCAGTGAGATGGTGGAGTAAGGAAATAAAGTCAAATAACGTATGAAGCTGAATGGGGGAACCCAGGGCCTCATAATTTGCGCAAATAACCATCATACCCGATTTAATTTGATTCTCGGATAGTTTTCTGCTAGGAAATTCAGGCCTAGGGACTCCCCCAAGCCCAAAGCAGACCATGTAACATCCCAGATATGCCCTAGGATAACCTCTGTAAGTCTCTGATTGAACAAAATCCCAGGCCCTTTGTCCGGTGGCTATTGGGAGAGGCTGAAACTGAAATCTCAATCCTCAAAACCGAACTCTCACTAGAGCCAATTCGGGCTGATTTTGTTAGTTTTCTGAGGGTGGGCGGCCAAATTTTGCACCTGGAATTTCAAACGGCCCCCGATGCCGAGATGCCCCTGCGAATGTTGGATTATTTTGTCCGCCTCTATCGCCAGTATCGCTGCACCGTGGTTCAGATTGTTCTGTTTCTCAAGCCCAGCGGTTCGGAATTGGTTTATGTGGATGCCTTTGACTTGAATCAGACCCACCATGGTTATCGAGTGATCCGGCTTTGGGAAGAAGAAGTTGAGCCACTCTTAGCAGAACCCCGATTATGGCCCCTCGCGATCCTAGCTAACTCCCCCGCACCAGAAGCAATTCTCCAACAGGTGGCCCAAAGCTTAGAGGCGTTAGATAATCGAGTTGAGCGGGTGAATTTGGCGACCTATACTTACTTGCTGGGTGGGCTAAGGTTTAGCAAAGCAGTCTTACAGCAACTACTTCGGGAGGAAATCATGCGGGAGTCCGTAACCTATCAAGATTTAGTCCAAACCAGCGAGCAACGGGGCCTGGAACGGGGATTAGAGCGGGGATTGAGTCAAGGCCTGGAACGAGGTTTGCTTGAAGGCTTGGAACGAGGACGACAACAAGGGGAAGCAGAATTGATCTTACGAATCTTAGAAGGAAAATTTGGTCGCCTCTCCGAAGATTTATCCCAGCGAATTCGGGCCTTGTCTATTTCGCAACTAGAGCATCTGGCTGAAAGTGTCTTGATATTTCAATCCCCCACTGATCTAAAATTCTGGTTCGAGCAGCAATCCCGATAAATTTTCTGATCTCAAGTTTTTATGTATGCGTGATCACAGCAGCCAAAGCCAGATTTTTGCGGTTGAAGCCCAAATTCATCAACTGCGGCAACTGATCCACCAGGCCAGCTATGCCTACTATGCCCTGGATAATCCGATTATGGAGGATGCCGTCTATGACCAGCTTTATCACGAACTCCAGGCCCTAGAACGCCAATATCCCCAATACATTACCCCCGATAGTCCGACACAACGGGTTGGCGAAAAACCTGCCAGTCAATTTAATTCGGTGCAGCATCGGATTCCGTTATACAGCCTGGAAAATGCTTTTGATCTGGGGGAGATGCAGGCCTGGCAAGATCGCTGGCAACGCTATTGGCAAACAAATCAGGATCAAACTTTGCCCCAACCGGAATATGTCTGTGAACTAAAAATTGATGGCTCGGCGTTGGCCTTGACCTATGGAAATGGAATTTTAATCCGGGGGGCAACGCGAGGAGATGGCAGTTCTGGGGAAGATATTACCCCCAATGTTCGGACGATTCGCGCCATTCCCCTCAAACTCAACTGGGACAATCCCCCCGCACTGATCGAAATTCGAGGAGAGGCATTTTTAGGGTTAGATGTCTTTCACCGCATTAACCAAGAGCGAGAAGCCAAAGGAGAAGCCCTGTTTGCCAATCCCCGTAACGCCGCGGCTGGAACCCTACGTCAACTGGATGCCCGGATTGTCTCCCAACGGCAACTGGATTTTTTTGCTTACACGTTACACCTGCCCGACACGGATGATTTAAGTCCAGCCAATTTCCCAGGCCCCGCGCCCACAACCCAATGGCATAGTCTGGAACTGTTGCAATCCATCGGCTTTAAGGTCAATCCGAATCGGCAACTCTGTCACGATTTAACCGCAGTCCAGGCCTATTATGCTCACTGGGCCACGGGACGATTAACGCTGCCCTATTTAACTGATGGGGTAGTGATTAAGCTGAATGATTTAGGGGTACAGCAGGGCCTGGGGTTTACGCAAAAATTTCCCCGTTGGGCGATTGCTTGGAAGTACGAACCGGAACAGGCGATCACTGAGGTGTTGGATATTACGGTGCAAGTGGGCCGGACAGGAGCCTTAACCCCTGTGGCAGAACTTAAACCAGTCCAATTAGCGGGAACGACAGTTTCTCGGGCCACCCTTCACAACCGCGAGCGCGTCACTGAGTTAGACCTTCAGATTGGGGATCGGGTTGTCGTGCACAAAGCCGGGGAAATTATTCCAGAAGTGTTACGAGTATTTCCAGAATTACGCCAGGGCAATACCCAACCGTTTATTTTTCCGAGCCACTGCCCCGAATGTCACCAACCTGTGATTCAACCCGAAAATGAGGCTGTAACCCGCTGTGTGAATCCCAGTTGTCCGGCAATTGTGAAAGGTTCCTTGCTCCATTGGGTCAGTCGTCAGGCCTTGGATGTGGATGGCCTGGGGGAGAAAATTATTACCCAATTAGTCGAAAAAGGCTGGGTTAAGGATGTGGCGGATCTCTATGCCCTCCAGGCCCCGCAACTGGCTAACCTAGACCGAATGGGGGCAAAATCGGCTACGAATATCATCACTGGCCTGGAAAAATCCAAAACCAAACCTTGGGACAAAGTTCTCTATGGCCTGGGGATTCGTCATGTCGGGGCGGTCAATGCTCAACTGATTGCGGCGGAATTTCCCAGTGCGGCCCAACTCTCCCAGGCCAGCCTTGAGAGCTTAAATGGGATTCACGGAATTGGCCCAGAAATTGCCCAGGCCGTGGTGGATTGGTGGCAAGATCCCGCTAACCAGACCTTAATCAGCCGCTTATCCCAGGCCGGCCTGCAACTGACCACTCCAGAGCCTCAAAAATCAGAAAATTCTCAACCCCAAACCTTGAGCGGTAAAACCTTCGTGATTACTGGCACTCTCCCCAGCCTCAGTCGCGAGGAAGCCAAAATGCTGATTCTCCAGGCCGGGGGTAAAGTAACGGACAGTGTGAGTCAGAAAACTAGCTATGTCCTTGTCGGTGCCAATGCCGGGAATAAACTGACCAAAGCGCAAACCCTGAGGATTCCCTGCCTCTCAGAAGCCGAACTTGTAGAAATGTTGCAGTAAGCAAATATCCGTAAAATCACGGTACATCTCCTTCAGATTCCGCCATAGGCTGAGGGATAGGGCGATTGTTGGGGCGATGGAAACTGCTGACTTTCATGATTGTGATTGGCCATGATTGTTAATCAGTTTTCTGTTAAGGATTAGCCTACCAATTGGCCAATAAATCATAAACACAGGGGGACGTGTTGCGGACTTATGGTTACATCTCAAAATATGGCTGCTCATCTTACTAGTCGTAGTACGCTCCAGCCTCTTGCAACCCAAACTCTTCGCTCAAGACACCCTGAACGTCGGAATCACTTTAGTTTAGACGAACATTTGCACTTCAATCGGGCACAGGGAACCATCCACGACTGGCATCAAGCTCGGAACATTCTTGTCACTGAAGATTTTATTGTGGGCATGATTACTGGCCTGGAGCAGGAAGTTGGCCCCGCCTCAACCTTGGTGATGTACAAAATTGGGGAAGAGTGGGGCTTAAAAGATGCCGACTTTTTTCAACGAAACTTCCGACAAGAATATAACCGCGAATTGCGCCAAACCAATTTGAGCTTTTTGTTCGAGGCCTGGTGGTGGCCCTTTGTCACCCAAGGGTGGGGCAATTGGGATATTGATTTATCGGAGCAGAAAAATGGCTTCATGTTTATCAATATCTTTGATTCTGTTGTTGCTCGAACCTTAGGGGATGTGGGAAAACCGGTTTGCTATCTTTATGCCGGAATGTTTGCTGGATTTTTCACAGGCCTGATTAAAAAATCCCTCGGTTGTATCGAAATTCAATGCTATGCGATGGGGGAAACCTACTGTAAATTTCTTGTGGGTAAGCAGGAACGGATTGATGCCGCTTCATTCTGGCAAAACGAAGGTGCCTCCGCAAGCGATATTGAAAAACGGATGAAAAATGGGCAACTTTCCCCCTAGCCGCAAAAGTTTTTCTGGGTGATGGAGTGTATTTTTGAACATGAGATTTGAGATTGATTTTTAACTTTATTAGCCTTAATCCTGCTGTTATTAATCTGGAGAATGACTATGTTAACTCAATTAGATCGCTTGACCACAGAAGCCGATGGCCGGTTTGCAACTGCCGCAGAGTTAAAATTTCTGCGAGACTATTTAGATACTGTGAATGGGCGGGTCGAAACCTACCAGAAAATTGGCGCAGCAGCAGACAGTATAGTCTCAGAAATCCAACAGCGGCAGTTGTCAGCTAAATCCAGTTGCTACACGTTTAGCGGCAAGGATCAAGCCAGTATTTGTCGCCGGGACTTAACCAATGCAATTCGTCTTAGTGCCACCGCGATGTTGTTTGCAGATTTGGATTTACTCCGGGACGGCTTTGTACTTTGGTATCGCACCATTGTCAAGTCCTTTAACTATAGCCACATGGCTGAAAACACCTATGGCAAACAACTGCCAGACATGATGAAGAAACTGTTATCCCCCCTGGAATACACCTATATGCAACCCATCTTGTCCTTGAATCATTCGATTTTGTCCCAGTAAACTTTGGTGGGGAGAGGGTTTAATGGCGGTTAATTAACTCATGCCTGGCATTGATCTTAAACAGCGTTTTAGTTGCCGTCTCCCCAGCAGTTTCCTGAATGCGCCCTGGCCAAAACAAACCATTATTCCCTAGGAAAATATTCATGTTTAAGCAGTTAACCCGTTTAGCCAATGAAGCCGATGGTCGGTTTGCTAGCCCCTCCGAATTAAAATTTCTCAAAGACTACCTAGAAACCGTAGAGACGCGCATGAGTGCCTACAGCAAAGTTCGGGATGCTGAGACGACCATTACGGAAGAATTAGGTGCTACCCTCCAGGCCCAAAGTCCTTACATTTTCCAGAAAGGCAAGCAAGACCATAGTGCCGTCTGTCAACGAGATCGCCAGCACGTTTTACGGATCTCGGCCACATCCATGTTGTTTGGTGACTTGGATTCTTTGCGGGAAGGTTTTCTTCTTTGGTACCGGACAATTATCAATGCCTTCCGGGATCAAAAAGCCTCCCAGGCCACCTACAAAGTCCTACCCAATATCGTTAATGCCCACCTGACTCCAGAAGAGGCCAAACTGATGCAACCAGCCTTAGAGCTAGATAAATCCATCTTGGGTGAATAACATCCAGTCACAACTCCCCAAGCCCCGCGAACAATGGCAAAATCAGTAGGCTATGGAATTATGGGACTGTTTTAAGGAATTGGCATGGCTGAGGCAACGGATCACAGTGGCTCTGGGTTAGAAGAGATTAAAGCAACTCGGATCGAAAAGGCAGAAAAACTCCGGGATTTGGGGATTAACCCCTATGCCTACCAGTTTGATCGCACCCATTCTGCCGCCCAACTCCAGGCCCAGTATGCCGAGTTAAAAAATGGCGAAACCGTTGATGTTCAAGTCTCTGTGGCGGGACGGATCTTAAATCGGCGCGTCTTTGGCAAATTGGCGTTTTTTACCCTCCAAGATGAAACAGGCACGATTCAGCTTTATCTCGACAAGCAGACAATCCAGGCCAAGATGGGGGAAACGGATCCCCAGGCCTTTGATCACCTCAAGCAACTGACGGACGCGGGGGATATTTTGGGGGCTGTCGGGACAATCAAACGCACCGAAAAAGGGGAACTCTCGGTTTATGTCCATTCCCATACCATCCTGACCAAATCCCTGTTACCGCTTCCTGACAAGTGGCATGGCCTGACCGATGTGGAAAAACGTTATCGGCAACGCTATGTGGATTTAATTGTTAATCCCCAAGTCCGGCAAACGTTCAGAAA harbors:
- the ligA gene encoding NAD-dependent DNA ligase LigA, which translates into the protein MRDHSSQSQIFAVEAQIHQLRQLIHQASYAYYALDNPIMEDAVYDQLYHELQALERQYPQYITPDSPTQRVGEKPASQFNSVQHRIPLYSLENAFDLGEMQAWQDRWQRYWQTNQDQTLPQPEYVCELKIDGSALALTYGNGILIRGATRGDGSSGEDITPNVRTIRAIPLKLNWDNPPALIEIRGEAFLGLDVFHRINQEREAKGEALFANPRNAAAGTLRQLDARIVSQRQLDFFAYTLHLPDTDDLSPANFPGPAPTTQWHSLELLQSIGFKVNPNRQLCHDLTAVQAYYAHWATGRLTLPYLTDGVVIKLNDLGVQQGLGFTQKFPRWAIAWKYEPEQAITEVLDITVQVGRTGALTPVAELKPVQLAGTTVSRATLHNRERVTELDLQIGDRVVVHKAGEIIPEVLRVFPELRQGNTQPFIFPSHCPECHQPVIQPENEAVTRCVNPSCPAIVKGSLLHWVSRQALDVDGLGEKIITQLVEKGWVKDVADLYALQAPQLANLDRMGAKSATNIITGLEKSKTKPWDKVLYGLGIRHVGAVNAQLIAAEFPSAAQLSQASLESLNGIHGIGPEIAQAVVDWWQDPANQTLISRLSQAGLQLTTPEPQKSENSQPQTLSGKTFVITGTLPSLSREEAKMLILQAGGKVTDSVSQKTSYVLVGANAGNKLTKAQTLRIPCLSEAELVEMLQ
- a CDS encoding NAD(P)/FAD-dependent oxidoreductase is translated as MTNLTPIPIQGDPSGDVFDVIIVGAGLAGLVCGQELQASGQRVLILEKSAGLGGRIATRRIGADCWLDHGVPAWMAPQGFDDFPDWPQWQALTTELLTKQMIQAWPEFIPTQPLEPSYFQAYAAPQGMTAIAKHLAPGLAIARQQRATNIHVNPDTQLWQVTTLNSKELTQAWWSKTLVLAIPAPQAHALCHPLSDQGLAREFLCHLGQVSYDPCLTVMVGFDPELGSALPPLPRLALEDPLIRWWAWDSQKRPQPAPPVIVLHSTPEYAQANLETVSLDEVGYTLWESVRKPYNLPDALAIPNWLQVHRWRYAQVTQGYPRPYLAAPMSPTLICCGDWCGQTNKAWGLGRAWQSGIETAKRLKSPLP
- a CDS encoding globin family protein gives rise to the protein MLTQLDRLTTEADGRFATAAELKFLRDYLDTVNGRVETYQKIGAAADSIVSEIQQRQLSAKSSCYTFSGKDQASICRRDLTNAIRLSATAMLFADLDLLRDGFVLWYRTIVKSFNYSHMAENTYGKQLPDMMKKLLSPLEYTYMQPILSLNHSILSQ
- a CDS encoding globin family protein; this translates as MFKQLTRLANEADGRFASPSELKFLKDYLETVETRMSAYSKVRDAETTITEELGATLQAQSPYIFQKGKQDHSAVCQRDRQHVLRISATSMLFGDLDSLREGFLLWYRTIINAFRDQKASQATYKVLPNIVNAHLTPEEAKLMQPALELDKSILGE
- a CDS encoding V4R domain-containing protein, with protein sequence MVTSQNMAAHLTSRSTLQPLATQTLRSRHPERRNHFSLDEHLHFNRAQGTIHDWHQARNILVTEDFIVGMITGLEQEVGPASTLVMYKIGEEWGLKDADFFQRNFRQEYNRELRQTNLSFLFEAWWWPFVTQGWGNWDIDLSEQKNGFMFINIFDSVVARTLGDVGKPVCYLYAGMFAGFFTGLIKKSLGCIEIQCYAMGETYCKFLVGKQERIDAASFWQNEGASASDIEKRMKNGQLSP
- a CDS encoding folate/biopterin family MFS transporter; translated protein: MIVDPPAETLVIPVPPTRTGFKGWLTRTVFLGQEPTPELLAILLVYFVQGILGLARLAVSFFFKDELGLTPAEVAALMGVVALPWVLKPLFGLLSDSLPLFGYRRRSYLILSGFLGCGAWVYLALGVTAPWQATLAIALSSLAIAVSDVIVDSLVVERARGESVGTAGTLQSLCWGATAVGGIITAYLSGQLLAHFSTDTIFLITATFPLLVSGVAGFIHETPLTERPKFSATWTHILNVAQALKQKQIWLPVAFLFLWQATPSSDSAFFFFTTNELGFDPEFLGRVRLVTSLAALLGVWIFQRFLRGLPVRTIFLWSTILSAALGMTTLLLVTHVNRGLGIDDHWFSLGDSLILTVMGQIAFMPVLVLAARLCPPGIEATLFALLMAISNLANLVSHETGALLTHWLGISDQEFGQLWILVVVANLSTLLPLPLLNWLPDQAPTFPTLVSAAVAEGSELESITSG